A stretch of the Oenococcus sp. UCMA 16435 genome encodes the following:
- a CDS encoding SDR family oxidoreductase, with product MTKTAIVTGASRGIGREIALKLAQTGFNVVVNYNSNSDSANEVVKEIEKLGQKALAVQANVGNVTDTAKLFDQAIEKFGEVNVLVNNAGLMITQPINEVTEEIFDRQFQVNVKGTYFMLQNAFNKLANNGAIVNISTSVNGQMFPTYSVYAGTKGAVEQFTRQLAKEFGPKQININAIAPGPTGTDLFLNGKSQTQIDQLASLNAFNRLGKPDDIAEVVNWLVSPEAKWINGQTLRVNGGFI from the coding sequence ATGACTAAAACTGCAATTGTAACAGGGGCATCTCGTGGTATTGGCCGTGAAATTGCTTTAAAATTAGCTCAAACTGGTTTTAATGTAGTGGTTAACTATAATTCAAATAGTGATTCCGCTAACGAAGTAGTTAAAGAAATTGAAAAATTAGGTCAAAAGGCTTTAGCTGTACAAGCTAATGTCGGTAACGTTACCGATACTGCTAAACTATTTGATCAGGCGATTGAAAAATTTGGTGAAGTTAATGTCTTGGTTAATAACGCCGGATTAATGATTACGCAGCCGATTAATGAAGTCACTGAAGAAATTTTTGATCGTCAATTTCAGGTTAACGTTAAAGGCACCTATTTTATGTTGCAAAATGCTTTTAATAAATTAGCTAATAATGGTGCGATTGTTAACATTTCAACTTCTGTCAATGGACAAATGTTTCCGACTTATAGTGTTTATGCCGGGACCAAAGGTGCTGTTGAACAATTCACAAGGCAATTGGCAAAAGAATTTGGTCCTAAACAGATTAATATTAATGCTATCGCTCCAGGACCAACCGGTACTGATCTATTCTTAAATGGTAAATCACAAACACAAATTGATCAGCTAGCCTCATTAAATGCCTTTAATCGTTTGGGAAAGCCCGACGATATTGCTGAAGTTGTTAATTGGCTTGTTTCACCTGAAGCTAAATGGATAAATGGCCAGACTTTACGTGTTAACGGTGGATTTATTTAA
- a CDS encoding NAD(P)-binding domain-containing protein translates to MKIGFIGSGKVGQSLASLMADAGHTIVLSNRHGGSKLQEIIDNLDKQNIQAGDISTAASQELVILAIPFSTLEELDQQLLKNKLVIYATNYFPQRDGELAKFINHQIATSQFVADYFQGSRVVKAFNSFGVIDLPKLAKKNGSSDRIALPIAGDSADKKIVATLINEIGFDSYDAGNLADSFKIQADSNIFGFEGNREALQKLINSQHD, encoded by the coding sequence ATGAAAATCGGATTCATTGGTAGCGGCAAAGTTGGCCAAAGTCTGGCCAGTTTAATGGCGGACGCTGGTCACACAATTGTCTTATCTAATCGACATGGCGGCAGTAAGTTACAAGAAATAATTGATAATTTAGATAAACAAAATATTCAAGCTGGGGATATTTCCACTGCTGCCAGCCAAGAGTTGGTGATTTTGGCCATTCCATTCAGCACACTAGAGGAATTAGACCAACAATTATTAAAAAACAAATTGGTTATCTATGCGACTAATTATTTTCCTCAACGCGATGGTGAATTAGCTAAGTTCATCAATCATCAAATTGCGACATCGCAATTTGTAGCTGATTATTTTCAAGGCAGCCGGGTTGTTAAAGCATTTAATAGTTTTGGGGTTATTGACCTTCCAAAATTGGCAAAGAAAAATGGGAGTTCCGATCGAATTGCTTTACCGATTGCAGGTGACAGCGCAGACAAAAAAATCGTCGCAACTTTGATTAACGAAATAGGATTTGATTCCTATGATGCCGGCAATCTTGCCGATAGTTTTAAGATTCAAGCTGATTCGAATATTTTTGGTTTTGAAGGAAACCGTGAAGCCTTACAAAAATTGATCAACAGCCAACACGATTAG
- a CDS encoding zinc-dependent alcohol dehydrogenase family protein, whose translation MNALVLDKMNHLEVENLEKPTPKNNEVLIKVAYVGVCGTDKALYQGLPGSADAVPPIVLGHEDSGTVVEVGGDVTNFKVGDRVAIDPNIYCHKCDFCRTNRPELCTNLSAVGVTRNGGLEEYVTAPEEVAYKLPDNVSFKQAALTEPLSCVVHGVDLLSIKPYQEAIVLGDGFTGQLFVKTLKAYGVSKVTISTRHLDDEKHVEFLKKVVGADEVVDAQSNDFDKGYDIVIEAVGSVDVQEQAAKAAAHGGQVLMFGVGKPKQKFSISSYEIFQKQLTVQGSFINPYTFKAAIAMISAGKIDPSELVSKELKAVEMNDYLSGKIRTNKAVLNIEAAF comes from the coding sequence ATGAATGCATTAGTTTTAGATAAGATGAATCATTTGGAAGTTGAGAACTTGGAAAAGCCAACTCCAAAAAATAATGAAGTTTTAATTAAGGTTGCCTATGTTGGGGTTTGTGGAACCGACAAAGCCTTATACCAAGGTCTTCCTGGTTCAGCTGACGCTGTACCGCCAATTGTTTTGGGGCATGAAGATTCAGGAACTGTCGTTGAAGTTGGTGGGGATGTTACGAACTTTAAAGTTGGCGATCGGGTTGCAATTGACCCAAATATTTATTGCCATAAATGCGATTTCTGCCGTACGAATCGTCCAGAATTATGTACTAATTTATCAGCTGTCGGTGTTACTCGCAATGGTGGTTTGGAAGAATACGTAACAGCTCCTGAGGAGGTTGCTTATAAATTACCTGATAACGTCAGCTTTAAGCAAGCTGCATTAACAGAGCCACTGAGTTGTGTTGTACATGGTGTTGATTTGTTAAGTATCAAGCCTTATCAAGAAGCAATTGTTTTGGGTGATGGTTTTACCGGCCAATTATTTGTAAAAACACTTAAAGCGTATGGTGTTTCAAAAGTTACTATTTCAACCCGCCATCTGGATGATGAAAAACACGTTGAATTTCTTAAAAAGGTTGTTGGCGCCGACGAGGTTGTCGATGCTCAGTCGAACGATTTCGATAAGGGCTATGATATCGTCATCGAAGCTGTCGGATCAGTGGACGTCCAAGAACAGGCAGCTAAAGCAGCTGCTCATGGCGGACAGGTATTAATGTTTGGTGTTGGCAAACCAAAACAAAAGTTCTCTATTTCTTCTTATGAAATTTTTCAAAAACAGTTGACGGTTCAGGGATCGTTTATTAATCCTTATACTTTCAAAGCAGCCATCGCAATGATTTCGGCTGGTAAAATTGATCCATCCGAGTTAGTAAGCAAGGAATTAAAAGCTGTTGAAATGAATGATTATCTTTCCGGTAAGATAAGAACCAACAAAGCCGTTTTGAATATTGAAGCTGCTTTTTGA
- a CDS encoding alpha-galactosidase, with the protein MITFDEKTQVFHLANQQISYIMSIEEGNLLAHLYFGKKVRSYSGERLNPRFDRGFSGNLPGSLDRSYSKDTLLQEWSGNNTGDYRVPAVIIRDENGARQTDFRFQSYKIVDGKPGLKNLPHAYVKDDTEAQTLIVNLLDKSLACEVELSYSIYNDRSVVARSAKLINKGQHILHIEKIASMQIDFPKSDFQVISLPGAHARERQIERQALRHGLTQFESRRGTSSHHMNPFIALVHPSTTEFNDEAIGIQLVYSGNHQETLERDYIDQTRVLAGINQQDFDWKLKPGDSFQTPEALIVYSDNGLNGMSQTYHHLLRERVARGKHQFAPRPIVINNWEATFFDFDTNKIQKILDNATPLGIEMFVLDDGWFGHRDDDNSSLGDWFEHATKLKGGLKALSRQVHDKKMKFGLWFEPEMISEDSDLYKKHPDYALQVPGRGISPSRNQYVLDFSRKEVVDNIFNQIIKILDNVDIDYVKWDMNRHLTEVYSNKLPADQQGEVSHRYVLGVYDLAQRLTSRYPDILFEGCSGGGGRFDAGMLYYFPQSWTSDNTDAVARLKIQYGTSLSYPISSMTAHVSVSPNQQTGRQTSFKMRGDVAMSAVFGYELNLADLTDKEKEIVKSQIDFYKKHRQLIQYGNFIRLKSPFDNNQTAWEFVSADKRELLLYRYKLISQAQPEFTLTKLAGLNPDEIYLADNKKRYGGDELMNIGLYDMPIKLADWTSRVDYFQVDN; encoded by the coding sequence ATGATCACATTTGATGAAAAAACACAGGTATTTCACTTAGCTAATCAGCAAATTTCCTATATTATGTCAATCGAAGAGGGTAATTTGCTCGCTCATCTTTATTTTGGCAAAAAAGTCCGAAGCTACTCTGGGGAGAGATTAAATCCCCGTTTTGACCGTGGGTTCTCCGGTAATCTGCCTGGATCGTTGGATCGTTCCTATTCAAAAGATACTTTGCTGCAAGAATGGTCAGGAAACAATACCGGTGATTATCGAGTCCCAGCCGTGATTATTCGCGATGAAAACGGAGCAAGACAAACCGATTTTCGTTTTCAATCTTATAAAATTGTTGATGGAAAACCCGGCTTGAAAAATCTTCCCCATGCTTATGTAAAGGATGACACTGAAGCTCAGACTTTGATTGTAAATCTATTGGATAAAAGTTTAGCATGCGAAGTTGAATTAAGTTACAGCATTTACAACGACCGATCCGTTGTTGCCCGCAGTGCAAAATTGATTAATAAAGGGCAACATATTTTACACATTGAAAAAATCGCCAGTATGCAGATTGATTTTCCGAAAAGCGATTTTCAGGTTATTTCTCTTCCAGGAGCTCATGCCCGTGAACGGCAGATCGAACGACAAGCGCTTCGTCATGGACTTACTCAGTTTGAGAGCCGTCGGGGAACTTCCAGCCATCATATGAATCCCTTTATTGCTTTGGTCCATCCATCGACAACTGAATTTAATGATGAAGCAATTGGTATTCAATTGGTCTATTCCGGTAATCATCAGGAAACGCTCGAACGTGATTATATTGACCAAACGCGGGTGCTTGCCGGCATTAATCAACAGGATTTTGATTGGAAACTAAAACCGGGCGATTCCTTTCAAACGCCGGAAGCTTTGATTGTTTATTCAGATAACGGCTTAAATGGAATGTCTCAAACTTATCATCATTTGCTCCGCGAACGTGTTGCCCGTGGAAAACATCAATTTGCTCCGCGACCAATTGTTATCAACAATTGGGAAGCCACTTTTTTTGATTTTGATACTAATAAAATCCAAAAAATTTTAGATAATGCCACCCCTTTGGGAATTGAAATGTTCGTCCTTGACGATGGTTGGTTTGGGCACCGAGATGATGATAATTCCAGCCTTGGCGATTGGTTTGAACATGCAACCAAATTAAAGGGAGGGCTGAAAGCTTTAAGTCGACAAGTTCATGACAAGAAAATGAAATTTGGTCTTTGGTTTGAACCGGAAATGATTTCCGAAGATTCCGACTTATATAAAAAACATCCTGATTATGCTTTGCAGGTTCCCGGTCGGGGAATATCTCCTTCAAGAAATCAATATGTATTAGATTTTTCTCGAAAAGAAGTGGTTGATAATATTTTCAATCAAATAATTAAGATTCTTGATAATGTTGATATTGATTACGTTAAATGGGATATGAACCGTCATTTGACAGAAGTCTATTCAAATAAGTTGCCGGCCGATCAGCAGGGAGAAGTAAGCCATCGTTATGTACTTGGTGTCTATGATTTGGCACAACGACTGACTTCTCGTTATCCCGATATACTTTTTGAAGGTTGTTCCGGGGGTGGCGGACGCTTTGATGCCGGAATGCTTTACTATTTTCCACAATCCTGGACATCCGATAACACTGATGCTGTTGCCCGTTTGAAGATTCAATATGGAACTTCTTTGTCTTATCCGATATCCAGCATGACAGCTCATGTTTCTGTTTCCCCAAATCAACAAACCGGTCGTCAAACGAGTTTTAAAATGCGTGGTGATGTAGCAATGTCGGCTGTCTTTGGGTATGAATTAAATTTGGCCGATTTGACTGATAAAGAAAAAGAAATCGTTAAATCTCAAATTGATTTTTATAAAAAACATCGCCAACTAATTCAGTATGGAAATTTCATCAGATTGAAGTCGCCCTTTGATAATAATCAAACTGCTTGGGAATTTGTTTCGGCTGATAAAAGAGAGTTACTGCTTTATCGTTATAAGCTGATTTCTCAAGCTCAGCCGGAATTTACTTTGACAAAGCTGGCCGGTCTTAATCCTGATGAAATTTATCTAGCCGATAACAAAAAAAGATATGGTGGCGATGAATTAATGAATATTGGTCTTTATGATATGCCAATTAAATTAGCGGATTGGACCAGCCGGGTTGATTATTTTCAAGTGGATAATTGA
- a CDS encoding aldo/keto reductase gives MKQIELGQSGLNASQIALGVMRIDRKNAQEAAETISTAFDSGIDYYDTADIYGAGKSSTIFGQALKDAGIDRNKIYIQTKVGIIPKNGQINGDGLTGLRYDFSRDHLISAVDIELQRLQTDHVDFMLLHRPDTLMEPEEIAEAFSQLEASGKVLHFGVSNFTPYDIELVQQAVSQRLEVNQLQFGLAHANMISENIQMNIDGSPDSDTHVRTFDILTYMRLHKMTIQAWSPFQYGMFAGVFIDSPKYKELNDQLQTLADKYHSNKSAVAVAWILKHPANIQTILGSTSPAHIKQMTEVDDVHLSNQEWYDLYQAAGYKIP, from the coding sequence ATGAAACAAATCGAATTAGGACAATCTGGTTTGAATGCGAGTCAGATTGCTTTAGGTGTTATGAGAATAGATAGAAAAAATGCCCAAGAAGCTGCTGAGACAATTTCGACCGCTTTTGATTCGGGAATTGACTATTATGATACAGCCGACATTTATGGTGCTGGAAAATCATCAACGATTTTTGGTCAGGCCTTGAAAGATGCCGGAATTGATCGAAACAAGATTTATATACAAACAAAGGTTGGCATTATCCCGAAAAACGGTCAGATTAACGGTGATGGTTTAACCGGTCTTCGTTATGATTTTTCACGTGATCATTTGATTTCGGCTGTTGACATTGAATTGCAACGTTTACAAACCGATCATGTTGATTTTATGCTTTTGCACCGTCCTGACACTTTAATGGAACCTGAAGAAATTGCTGAAGCTTTCAGCCAGCTTGAAGCTTCCGGAAAAGTTCTGCATTTTGGAGTGTCTAATTTTACTCCATATGATATTGAACTTGTACAGCAGGCCGTTAGTCAACGGTTGGAAGTCAATCAATTACAATTTGGATTGGCACATGCAAATATGATTTCCGAAAATATTCAAATGAATATCGATGGCAGCCCTGATTCTGATACTCACGTTCGGACCTTTGATATTTTGACATATATGCGTTTGCACAAAATGACGATTCAAGCTTGGTCGCCTTTCCAGTATGGTATGTTTGCTGGCGTCTTTATTGATAGCCCCAAATATAAAGAGTTGAATGATCAGTTACAGACCTTGGCTGATAAGTATCATTCGAATAAAAGTGCTGTAGCTGTAGCCTGGATTTTAAAACATCCAGCAAACATTCAGACAATTCTTGGAAGTACTTCGCCTGCTCATATCAAACAAATGACTGAGGTTGATGATGTTCATTTGAGTAACCAGGAGTGGTATGACCTTTATCAAGCTGCTGGTTATAAAATTCCTTGA
- a CDS encoding C69 family dipeptidase: MKDQFLGTSCTTILVGKKASYDGSTIVARTEDSGDGSFEAKKFIVVSPKEQPKHYVSKISKVEIDLPDNPLRYTAVPNADLTDGIWGEAGINSENSAMSATETITTNERVLGADPMVASGIGEEDFLTIVLPYICSARDGVKRLGSLLEQFGTYEQNGVIFSDLDEIWFLETIGGHHWVAQRVPDDSYVTVPNQLGIQEIDFDDSDNFIYSADLKDFIQDNHLNLSFDGKVNSRLTFGSHADIDHHYNTPRAWFMQKFLTPDVEQNPMSDTIPFAQKPFRKVTIEDIKYVLSGHYQDTVYDPYGTSGTEAEKHMFRPIGINRTGELSILQIRPDQSKGNQAVQWIAFGSMPFNTLVPFYTNVEDTPSYLRDTTNRVSSENYYWINRIIAALADPHYRDVIAYFERYQQKTIAIGHKNLLATDKIVTDKNGQELTNALEAANKKITDQIKKETEDLLGQVLFTVSNLMNNKFARSDN; encoded by the coding sequence ATGAAAGACCAATTTTTAGGAACATCGTGTACAACGATTTTGGTGGGTAAAAAAGCTAGCTACGATGGATCGACAATTGTTGCAAGGACAGAAGATTCGGGTGATGGTAGTTTTGAAGCAAAAAAATTTATTGTTGTTAGCCCAAAGGAACAACCAAAACATTATGTTTCCAAAATTTCGAAAGTTGAAATCGATCTGCCGGATAATCCGCTCCGATATACAGCTGTTCCAAATGCTGACTTAACTGATGGAATTTGGGGCGAAGCCGGAATTAATTCAGAAAACTCGGCAATGAGTGCAACTGAAACAATCACGACAAACGAACGTGTTTTAGGCGCCGATCCAATGGTTGCTAGTGGAATTGGAGAGGAAGATTTTTTAACAATTGTTCTGCCCTATATCTGTTCTGCTAGAGATGGAGTAAAGAGACTTGGTTCTTTACTTGAACAATTCGGTACTTACGAACAAAATGGTGTTATTTTTTCCGATCTTGATGAAATATGGTTCTTAGAAACGATTGGTGGACATCACTGGGTTGCTCAACGTGTTCCCGATGATTCGTATGTTACGGTTCCTAACCAACTTGGAATTCAGGAGATCGATTTTGACGATAGCGATAATTTTATCTATTCAGCTGATTTAAAAGATTTCATTCAGGACAATCATTTGAATTTATCCTTCGACGGTAAGGTAAATAGTCGTTTAACTTTTGGCTCGCATGCTGATATTGATCATCATTACAACACCCCTCGTGCTTGGTTTATGCAGAAATTTTTAACACCGGATGTTGAACAAAATCCTATGAGTGATACGATTCCGTTTGCACAAAAACCATTTAGAAAAGTCACAATCGAAGATATTAAATATGTTTTATCCGGCCATTATCAGGATACAGTTTATGATCCATATGGAACGAGCGGAACCGAGGCTGAGAAACACATGTTCCGCCCAATCGGAATTAACCGTACGGGTGAATTATCGATTTTGCAAATTCGACCGGATCAGTCAAAAGGCAATCAAGCTGTTCAATGGATTGCTTTTGGCTCAATGCCTTTTAATACCTTGGTTCCTTTTTATACAAATGTTGAAGATACACCAAGTTATTTAAGAGATACAACGAATCGAGTAAGTTCAGAAAATTATTACTGGATCAATCGAATTATTGCTGCTTTGGCCGATCCGCATTATCGTGATGTAATTGCCTATTTTGAACGTTATCAACAAAAAACCATTGCTATTGGTCATAAAAACCTGCTTGCGACCGATAAAATAGTGACTGATAAAAATGGTCAGGAATTGACTAATGCCTTAGAAGCAGCTAATAAAAAAATTACCGATCAGATTAAAAAAGAAACTGAAGACCTTTTGGGCCAGGTTCTCTTTACCGTTTCTAATTTAATGAACAATAAGTTTGCTCGAAGTGATAACTGA